The genomic interval gattacaggcgtgagctatcgcACCCAGCTgcatatagttttcttttctaaactTCTGAACTAAGAAGTCTTGAACAGCTGTAACGGAAACCTCTTAGAGCAGTGCTGAGACAACTGTCAATAAGGGCTCTGGAGGCCAGACTGCCTGGTTTAGATCTGGGTGCTCCCATTTACTAAACTCTGTGACCCCGGGATAGTCATTTCCTCTGTGTCCCACTTTCCTTATCTTTAAGTAAGATAATAGGAAATACATCATAAGGTGTTGTGTATAAAATAAATCAGTGCCAAGTACATATTAAATGCTTTAGACAAtttgttaaaatgtatttaatataggACTTTTAACTCCTTGATAATTATCTCTTGAAAAATATCTGTCCTATTTCTCCATTGGGATGATAATGGTCAAGAAGACAGGCTTCGTTAGCCACTTTTTAATATTCACTACACTGGGCATAGGCTTGTTATACAGAAaagctactcaataaatattggtcaCTCATTCAGTGTTCATAATATTGAACTCCTTCTTAAGAAGGTTTTAAAATCCACGTCCttccaaaaaatgttttctaagttAAAACATTTACGTTTAAAAAGTAGACATTTGCAAGGTATCACCTATGCATATAATTTATGtatcattttatagataatatgAATTGTTTAAATCAATATTATAGTTAGTAAATTCATTTTGCCAGACAATTTACCATTAAATTTTAGAATTCTGCAAACTACTTGTTTGCTTATGAGTAGACTTGTCTTCAAAAAGAATACttataaaagttttgttttaaaacatacatacCTTTAGCTTTTTACAACTGGAAATAGTATCATCTTGCTGTTGTTCCTGGGAGTCTTCACATTTGTCTACAGTGCTCGGTCGTTTTTTAGAGGAATTTGAGATGTTTTTGTTTATGCACTCTGATACTGCGGGCAACATCGTAGAAATActaaatttattgttattttcccCAGGTTTTACAGtatgaatattcattttttcttttctcttcagcTGTAAAATCTTCCTTCTGTTATACAGCATTTGGCATAGGAAAAAGGAAATGGTCAGTTCAGCATTTTTAGTACATATAATCTTCATATGTTCAATCGTTTTCATGACTTTCCTAATGTGGGCCATTTTTCCTAAATCTTTCCTAGGGGCAGACATTACATTCTTCAGCAGTGTAGAAAATTGATTGTAGTTGTATTCTAACTCTGTCAGAGTGCTTCCATAATTTATGGATGCTATATATGGCACAAAGTCaatatatgtggaaataaaatACTTGGACTTCTTCAgaagcttttttatttctgaaagttcTTGAAGTTCTCTTGAGAGCAAATGAATAGCATATGAGCAATTAACAGCTTCATTATATTTGCAGATAATATCCAGATCTTTCTTAAGTTCGGAAATAGCAGTCTCTATCGCTTTCCAAAGGCAAACATCTGTTGAGTTatctttaagaaatgaaaaagaagccaTTTTTTCTTGGCACTGAACCAGCTCAGGAAGAAGTGACAAATCAAACCAAAGCATACCTCGAAACCTCTGTTTGTCTAGTTTCTTTGCTATTGAGTTTTTAAGAAAGTGAATTGTTTCTGAGACCATGACGATTTCAATATACATTTCAATAGCTTCAGGCTTTAAAATGATAGCCTCATGGCTGTGGTTTATCACCATGtctaaaacattttcttctgtgATAAAAATATTATCCATGTTATTATCTTGTAGCAtctgaaagtatttttttaaaatttctaagtgATCTGTACATCTCAAGGTGAGATCCTGTAATTTTTTAAGGTCTGCAAATTCAGCTTGATCCAATATCTCACTAATACAACAAATATCTGGGTGTGCAAGCAAATTACTGTTAAATTTAGAATTTTCTATGCTAATTGTTGCTTCGTTTATTGGATGATCTGACTTTCTGGAAGCAATTATAGTATCCTCCTCAAGCCCAATAGGGGAAATTAGTTCATTGTTTAAATCTTTAGACAAAGTATCATATATCTTCTGCAACTTAGAAAAGGCACATTTATTCACTCTGAGTAGCCTTTCTTCGTCCTTCTTTTGTGAGTATTTTTTGCTGAAGGATTGTGTTCTCTCTTTCCAAACAAGATTTTTTGCAGCATCAAAAAAGATATGTTCCAGACCATAAAGAGATATTTTAACACGTACTGCCTCGTTGTTCTTAATAAAATTAACCTTTGAGGAGATCATTTCTATGATAATCCACAGATGGTCCTGTTTTCCTGGATACGAATGAACTTTAGGAGAGTCCCCACATACATTGATcaactttaaagtactttttcttAAGATTTCCAGGTCTTCTAAACTATCTCCAAAGTTAACTCCACAGGtaaatggaacagaaagagaaaaatcaaagcaatCGGAACAATGCTCCATTATGGCTTCACATTCATTAACCTGTCGTTTGTACTTTAAGAATACATAGTATgaattcttttccctttttgtttcttcAAGCAATTCAACTAATTGATCATGGTAAGTCTGTAACTCACAAAATGCATTATATTTTAATCTTCCTTGGAAACCAGGATAGAAATTAGACTGCTGTTGAAATCCACGTGGTTTTCCAAGAAGCTCAGCATACAGTGTTTCATCATACCAAAGCAAGCTTCGGAATGTTGGTTCACCTTCTaagtgcctttttttgttttcaatgaaTTGAATTGTTTCCATCATCATTTGAAGTTCTACCAAAGTGTCAACAGCACATGGTTTTAATGTGTGTTTGCAATTATTCCACAGGTTTTGGTCTACCAACAGTTCTCTTGAAATCAGGATTTGTTCAACTGAACATTCTTGCTTTCTTTCAAAAGCTTCCACAAATAAAGGGAGAATATTTAGACAAACCTTAGTTTCTtcctgtagaatctgcaaagatgATGCTTCATCTGCCCTCTGCAAAATTTGAGATAGATTAGCTATAAGGGCCGTATGATTAGCTGagcaatgtttttctttaaattcactCACGTATGATGCAGGTTTCTTCAGAAGAGTAGGGACTTTACAGGTTTCAGAGTGGGCAGGTAAAATAGGCGTATGACTAACTCCTAGAATTCCTGGTTTGGAAATATAGGCTATTTCTGAACGTAATGTCAAGTCAGACTGCGAGTCATTACTAACTTTAATTTCccccttcttctctcttttgtcaAGCGGATTAGAAACTGTGTTCTTCAAAGGGACTGACTCAGTGGTAGTATTTTTAGTGCTCAGATGGGAATCAATCAAGTTAGCtgtaataattttctcatttaagcAGGATTCTTCTGAGATCtgattcttttgatttttgtactCAGTATTAACAGTTGATCCTTCAGTCATGCTTCTTTTGTAAACAGAATCTTTTGCTTTTTCCGCTTGTTTAACTTTCCACGTTATTCTGTCCTCAGTGTCTTTCCTCACAATACATGTTTCTGAAGAGGAGCCTTttacattatcttttaaaagcagagaactATCACTGGAAGATAATTCCACTATATTTTCCccataacttttattttcttcagttccTGATGCTACATCCAACTCATAATTCTCAGTGACATTTGTTTCATTCCCATCTGTATGGAGGCAATTACCTGAAGAGCACTGTTCTGTCTTTAGAAGCTCTTTTTCTCTACAGCTCTGCTCACAGTGTGGTACAGCACTGGATTCTGCAAAAGAATCTACAGTAAGAATTCTCTGCTTATCCAAGTAAGATTTTGAAGATTCTCCCTCACTATCTGTCACTGCAGCGGCTGATAACTGAGGAATACTGTACTTTTCACTTGCTATCAAAGTTAGGTTTAATGGGCCCATAAGGAAGTTTCCTGTAATAATGCTTTGTTTGGGTCTCTCAATAGGATCTGTCCACTTTACTTCCAGGTTTCTTTTACAATCAGATAAAATAAGGTTACCTTGTTGGTAGAGATCATTTAAAAAGTGCTTCACATTTGAATCTAAGACTGATATAAGTACGTCAGTTTTCGCCTTTGTGTGACCTACGCAAGTTGCATGATAATCGTTGCCTGTActataatttatgttttcttttatgcaACTTAAAGATACAGAATTACTTTCATTTATTACTTCATTAGCCTCACAACTGTTTTCTTTAGTTGCATCTTTAACATTATGATTTGCTGAATGTTTTTCAAGCTTTTCATATTTACTAGTGCTAGATAAAAACTCTGTatcaatttgattttctttttctattagttTCTCATCTGAGTGGTCTGGGGAAAACAGACATCCAGTTTTTCCAGAAAAGGGCTGATGTTCTTCTGATAAACTTGGATTGCTTACACTGCTATTATAATAAACTGACTGACTTGTACTTTGGGATGTGGAGGATACAGGCAACTGTGATTCAGGATGTTCTTGATTACAAAATTCTCCCATGTGACTGGTGGGGTGACTTTTTGAGACACTGCTAGCCATACTTTTCCTAGAAAGGCATTTTTTCTCTCCACTTGTTTTATAAGACTTGTGCTTTGACACATGGGTTAATGATTTAGAAATATCAGCTTTTGGAGCTCTTTTCTTTCTCCgtttgtcatattttctttttgacaaaaaaCGCTTAgtagaataatattttctttgagacacagAACTATAACCTTGAAGGTCACAACTTTCCCAGAAATTATTGCATATTATTGCATATGATTTTGGTAATgggccctttctttcttctcctactTTAGTTATAAGCTGCAAAGATGTGTGAACTCTTCTATGAGCTTTTTTTAAGTGAACAACTGCTTTGTCTAGTTTTCTGGAAAGACATTTGCTTTTACATAAAGATGCTTCATCACTTAGGATATTTAGGACACTCTTAATGTGCTTTTCTGactgtgaaaatgttttaattcgTCCTTGGGATAATGAAGAAAAACACTCAGACGAGTCTTGACTGGTTAGCCTCCTCTTTCTCCCATAAATTTTATGTCGTCTTAAATCTTTATGTGGTATGTTCTGATCCCTGGAAGACGTATGTAGCTTCCTTTTGCTAATTCTTGATTCtacctcctttttatttttggtatcaTTATAGTCAGTTTTTGATTTTGTAAAGAAACATCTGCTTCCATCATCTATTGTTGTGACGTTAGAAGTTTCAGTAAACAAAGATTCACTGTTCTGATTTTCAGACGTATGATTCACATCTGTATTACGACTCAAGTCAAAAGAAAGGGAGATTTCAGAGTTACTCACTGGCCCTGATTGTTGCCTTATATTATCAACTTTATCTTCACATGGATAATCTGCATTTTCACCAAAAGGCTGGGAataaatgtcaaatcctagaatTTCTCCATCTTCCTTATTTATTTCCGGTTTTGTGGCTTCAGTTACATGTGtgcaaaaattatctttcaatgCAAGGGAGTCAGCTGTCGGGCTGAATCCTGGCCTAAATATAttagtaattttaatttgtaGATCTGGAAGTAAAATTGGGCTGGTAAGTTCTGTTTCATTGTTTTGCGTAGAGGAATAAAAATAGTTACTTTCCTTAGAATAATGCTGATCACTATTCTCCCTTCCTGTGGTGCTTTCCAAAACTTCCATCTCCCTGTTATCAAGTGCTAACAGACCTTCCCAACTGATACGAGACTTCAGAGCCTTATATGAGGTCACAAATTCTTCACAAAGCATGTTTTCATGGCTATGTGTATCTTGTTGAAATATAAAAGCATCATCACAATCTTCTAATTCTATTTCAATTTCACTTTCCAATTCAATGCTTTGAAGAACTAAGTTCTCATTTATTGATTGATGAAATGAttcttgtgatttatttttatccGTATCAATTTCACAATCAGAAACCCTATGTTTTACTAACAAACCAAAATCTGGACTTTCAGAAGAACAAGTTTCTTTAAACTGGTATATCTGGTGATCGTCATTATTTAGGCTTAATGCAGGCATAGCAGCACTAGCTATCTGTATTGCAGCATTTGAGGCTACACACACTGAAGAACTTGCAGTTTTGGGAAATGTTGTGGAAGCCAAATGCTCTACACTTCTTCCAGTATTTTCAGTATCTTTTTGTTTCACGGCACTAATGGTATCTTCTTCACTCTCTAATAATGCAGTTGCTGCTGACACATATTTTTCTCTGCAAATCAAGTTAAATGTAGTAGAAAATTCTTCAGAACTCAAAATTTCTATATTGTGGTAATTTTTGTCCTCCTTTTCATCTATATTGCTGAAATTTTCGTTTGTATGAGAATCCTGCTTTTTGTCTCCATATATGTTCTCTATGTTGTTTTCTACACATGAAGCACTATTCTCTTTAGcctcattttggttttctttatctgtttgttttttgaaattaaCATTCAGGCATATATCATTGCTTAACTGTGAGTTACAGAACAGATTGTGATCCTGACCCCTATTTTCAACATAAGCAGTTTCTTTATAGTCTCTCTGAATGTTCTCTAATGTCACtggttcattttcatttttcctatGGACACATATATGCTCTCTAGTTATGCTGCAATTTGAACTGTCATGAGCTGTTTCTATGTTATAAGATGAAATAACTGTATCAGTGAACATTTCTTTGGCCTGGGGTATGTCTTTTGGTTTCGGGAAAGCTTCAGTTATAATGCTAgcataattttgatttattttccccAATTTCAGTTCCATTAGCTTTTGAGCAATGGCTAAACTTGTATGAATGTTACCCTCATACTCCACAGAGTGCTGAGGATGCTTTTGTGACAGGCTCTCAAAACTTGGAGTAATTTGCCATTCCAATGCTAGATGATCTAGTTCATCCTTATCCTTTATGGTAGATGTAgaagattttgttatttctaacTCTTGagtaattaatattttatcacaGCTTTTCCCAAAAGAATTATGACTCTCACTCTCTTTGTATTCTTGGTGCAAAACAATGTAATTATCTATTGGactgatttttgtttcattagtGAAATCATTATCAATTTCTTTCCATGAAGTTTGCTTTTCTTCATGTTTGGAACTGTCTTCCAGGTCAGCGAAGTTTTTCATCTTTCCAGTATTTTGAAGGTATTCATCAATGCTTACTTTCTTTTTGAGTGGAAAAACTGTAGACGTTTGGCAACCAGTCTGATAAATGGTTTTTAAATCAGAAGACTGCGAGTCCTGAAAAATGTGACTACTGTACTCTTTTGTATAAGCATTACTGGACTCCTGTTGGGCTCTCTGAGCCTTctcctcactgtggttttggttcTCAACCTCTGACACTACATTTGACACAGAAATTGGGAAGGAAAAATTACCTTGGTCCTTACATTGCCCTGCCATGGTAACTTTATTGGGAGGTATACAGTCATAGCCCTCAGAGCCCATGTTGTGAGCCCCAGATTGTGAATCATTAACAGAAGTTTTAAAGCAAGGGGTATCCAAACCATTAGTAAGAACAGCGTGATCACCAGGGACAACTTCTGAGGAGGAGGCAGAATTAGATGGTGTcgattttatttctgaattaacATTATCTGAACTCTTCTCAAATTGCAAAATCTCATTTAAGCCTGCAGTACTACTCTGTTCTCCCATACTTTCTTCTCTCCTCATCAGTCTTGGGTCTTTGATGGATTTTGAAGTAGTGACTGTGCTTGAGCCAGTCTTGTTGTGAAGAGGAAAAGCAGCATTAAgaccacttaaaatatttttaagacttGTCCAATTTAACAAAAGGTCACCATTAACACTCTCTTTGGCATCAGTGGGCATAAGTGAAATGTCTGAATCATGTGCAAGTACTTGAGAAGTGTCTCTAATTTCTGCTAAATTGTGCTCTGTCTGTCCACTGTATGTTTCAGGTAtagaaatgtttccattttgtACATTTCCATAGGAGTTAGAAAT from Gorilla gorilla gorilla isolate KB3781 chromosome 7, NHGRI_mGorGor1-v2.1_pri, whole genome shotgun sequence carries:
- the TEX15 gene encoding testis-expressed protein 15 isoform X1; amino-acid sequence: MEMEETAKQDTLWQMSSTSKPLLNTHEVNPLKKFTIPKIRRTAEKVYLSPCYTNSREYSFIHDTLNQCRLDVSCDLQSLWQFGDTKLVHNEELEKNFTAKRSEMRESGRHCRELEEQFCFLALPQSDVAQIYQNGISTRASTLKILGNPLLGIYMFRHVDIALNYSHSQSITVESILIFKVLFGKVKKIQPSVDKNKVSLDPSPNFDCHMSRNAPSLKDTIELQAYSSAVYFYEYSVLSKPVDKPRQCLPYAIVTVKFLGSKVDNGRLMTSLRFLSTGFPKGAERTCSLNNCTVAKRIGKGKDATVTFVRFKKPVDPFVQENCLCNALNSEINPFISNISNSYGNVQNGNISIPETYSGQTEHNLAEIRDTSQVLAHDSDISLMPTDAKESVNGDLLLNWTSLKNILSGLNAAFPLHNKTGSSTVTTSKSIKDPRLMRREESMGEQSSTAGLNEILQFEKSSDNVNSEIKSTPSNSASSSEVVPGDHAVLTNGLDTPCFKTSVNDSQSGAHNMGSEGYDCIPPNKVTMAGQCKDQGNFSFPISVSNVVSEVENQNHSEEKAQRAQQESSNAYTKEYSSHIFQDSQSSDLKTIYQTGCQTSTVFPLKKKVSIDEYLQNTGKMKNFADLEDSSKHEEKQTSWKEIDNDFTNETKISPIDNYIVLHQEYKESESHNSFGKSCDKILITQELEITKSSTSTIKDKDELDHLALEWQITPSFESLSQKHPQHSVEYEGNIHTSLAIAQKLMELKLGKINQNYASIITEAFPKPKDIPQAKEMFTDTVISSYNIETAHDSSNCSITREHICVHRKNENEPVTLENIQRDYKETAYVENRGQDHNLFCNSQLSNDICLNVNFKKQTDKENQNEAKENSASCVENNIENIYGDKKQDSHTNENFSNIDEKEDKNYHNIEILSSEEFSTTFNLICREKYVSAATALLESEEDTISAVKQKDTENTGRSVEHLASTTFPKTASSSVCVASNAAIQIASAAMPALSLNNDDHQIYQFKETCSSESPDFGLLVKHRVSDCEIDTDKNKSQESFHQSINENLVLQSIELESEIEIELEDCDDAFIFQQDTHSHENMLCEEFVTSYKALKSRISWEGLLALDNREMEVLESTTGRENSDQHYSKESNYFYSSTQNNETELTSPILLPDLQIKITNIFRPGFSPTADSLALKDNFCTHVTEATKPEINKEDGEILGFDIYSQPFGENADYPCEDKVDNIRQQSGPVSNSEISLSFDLSRNTDVNHTSENQNSESLFTETSNVTTIDDGSRCFFTKSKTDYNDTKNKKEVESRISKRKLHTSSRDQNIPHKDLRRHKIYGRKRRLTSQDSSECFSSLSQGRIKTFSQSEKHIKSVLNILSDEASLCKSKCLSRKLDKAVVHLKKAHRRVHTSLQLITKVGEERKGPLPKSYAIICNNFWESCDLQGYSSVSQRKYYSTKRFLSKRKYDKRRKKRAPKADISKSLTHVSKHKSYKTSGEKKCLSRKSMASSVSKSHPTSHMGEFCNQEHPESQLPVSSTSQSTSQSVYYNSSVSNPSLSEEHQPFSGKTGCLFSPDHSDEKLIEKENQIDTEFLSSTSKYEKLEKHSANHNVKDATKENSCEANEVINESNSVSLSCIKENINYSTGNDYHATCVGHTKAKTDVLISVLDSNVKHFLNDLYQQGNLILSDCKRNLEVKWTDPIERPKQSIITGNFLMGPLNLTLIASEKYSIPQLSAAAVTDSEGESSKSYLDKQRILTVDSFAESSAVPHCEQSCREKELLKTEQCSSGNCLHTDGNETNVTENYELDVASGTEENKSYGENIVELSSSDSSLLLKDNVKGSSSETCIVRKDTEDRITWKVKQAEKAKDSVYKRSMTEGSTVNTEYKNQKNQISEESCLNEKIITANLIDSHLSTKNTTTESVPLKNTVSNPLDKREKKGEIKVSNDSQSDLTLRSEIAYISKPGILGVSHTPILPAHSETCKVPTLLKKPASYVSEFKEKHCSANHTALIANLSQILQRADEASSLQILQEETKVCLNILPLFVEAFERKQECSVEQILISRELLVDQNLWNNCKHTLKPCAVDTLVELQMMMETIQFIENKKRHLEGEPTFRSLLWYDETLYAELLGKPRGFQQQSNFYPGFQGRLKYNAFCELQTYHDQLVELLEETKREKNSYYVFLKYKRQVNECEAIMEHCSDCFDFSLSVPFTCGVNFGDSLEDLEILRKSTLKLINVCGDSPKVHSYPGKQDHLWIIIEMISSKVNFIKNNEAVRVKISLYGLEHIFFDAAKNLVWKERTQSFSKKYSQKKDEERLLRVNKCAFSKLQKIYDTLSKDLNNELISPIGLEEDTIIASRKSDHPINEATISIENSKFNSNLLAHPDICCISEILDQAEFADLKKLQDLTLRCTDHLEILKKYFQMLQDNNMDNIFITEENVLDMVINHSHEAIILKPEAIEMYIEIVMVSETIHFLKNSIAKKLDKQRFRGMLWFDLSLLPELVQCQEKMASFSFLKDNSTDVCLWKAIETAISELKKDLDIICKYNEAVNCSYAIHLLSRELQELSEIKKLLKKSKYFISTYIDFVPYIASINYGSTLTELEYNYNQFSTLLKNVMSAPRKDLGKMAHIRKVMKTIEHMKIICTKNAELTISFFLCQMLYNRRKILQLKRKEKMNIHTVKPGENNNKFSISTMLPAVSECINKNISNSSKKRPSTVDKCEDSQEQQQDDTISSCKKLKVDMKDVTKINREKATFKHPRTTGSHPQSENKIVPSSCDSLKRNHLTPKKVEMQRSLPGSLLPLENPKDTCASKSESKIDLTVSSDAPDHFSGQQENLNSMKKRNVNFSAAETKSDKKDCAAFAICDQKSVHGTFSPDHETLLQKFLKNSPDPTQKSCLSDINPETDVSLVPDASVLSKPIFCFVKDVHPDLEMNDTVFELQDNDIVNSSIKNSSCMTSPEPICIQNKIPTLQINKLQPAETESEDKYMKDTLNPNTVHTFGASGHITLNVNQGAEYSLSEQQNDENSKVLTQNAATYWNELPQSACNPTYNSSEHLFGTSYPYSAWCVYHYSSSNGNAITQTYQGITSYEVQPSPSGLLTTVASTAQGTHSNLLYSQYFTYFAGEPQANGFVPVNGYFQSQIPASNFQQPIFSQYASHQPLPQATYPYLPNRFVPPEVPWVYVSINMGQVWWLTPVIPALWEAEAGGSPEVRSSRPA